ATTTACGCAAGTCTATAGAAAATGGATTTTATAGACAGAATAAAAATAATCAACAAATAAAAAAGACATTTCAACAATTACAAAAGAGTATAGAAAAGCAAGAAGAAGCCTTCGAAAATTTATTAAAAAGTCAAAAAAAACAAACTCAAGAAAAGCACCAATTTACCCAAAAATACTTCAAGGATATTACAGTTTTGTTTTTTATTGGATTCCTACTTATGTTTTTTATTTCTCTTTACTTTTTCTTGGAAATCAGGAAGCTAAAGCGATTAGAGTAATTTGTTGAAAAAATAACAATTAAATCCGTAACAAAAGTTAAATGATTTATAATCAATTATTTGGATTCTCTTTTTGAAACGTATAATTTAACAGAGATTTTACACCAAAAAAGGTATAATAGGAATTTAAACAGCTTAATAAAAATGAATTTTCGAGCATATTTCGGATATATTGAAAAACTTGGAGGAAATGGCTGGCTAAGAGTAAGAATGAATGATGGATTTATCTGGCCGCTTCCAGAATTCTTAAAAATTCGTGTAACAAAGTCATCGAATAGAGAAGAATTTGAAATTTTAGAAGGACGGTTTAAAGGGAAAAAAGCTTCGGTACTACGGAAAGGAATCACCCTACAAGATTTCGATGGATCATTCTTTGAGGACTACCTTAAAAGTGGTTATCCGTATAAAAGATCTGCTGAGCTAATCTTTAATATTAAAGCTCAAAAACTTTGTATAGAAGGATTAGGATATTTTAATGCAACAACCCAAATATCCAATCCTCCTGCACTTGGGAAACATGATATAGAAATTCCATACGAACCACACCCTAAAGGTGAATATTATACCAATAGAGCAAAATATGCCAAAACATGGTTTAGATTAGGGCATTCTGGAGAACGATTCCTTCATTGTGGAAATATATCTGCTGGCTGTGTAACTGTTAAAGATATAGATTCTTGGGATAGAATATATCAATATCTGATTTTATCGAGAAAAGGAACTAGAAGTGTGGGAACTATAGAAGTGATTGAGCAATGAGAACACTGATAATCATTTTTATGTTTTCTTTTATAGGCACATGGAGCTGTAAGCAAGCCAAACCACCAGAAGAAAATTGTTCAAATTTTGAGGAAATTGAACAAATATCCAATCTTAAAATAGGAGATCAGCTCATTGATTTTGGAGCAGTAAGCAATCATAATAGAGATTTTCAATTATCTGAACTGGAGGCTAAGTTTTTTATTCTTTTTTTTAAGAATGAAACCCCCACTAAGGAACTTAATATTCTAATTAATGAGGAAGTTGTAAATCATGATTTAGGAAAGAAAACGATTGATAAACAAGGGACTTTACTTGTGCTAAACGAAGGTAAGCTCTTGGAAATATATGGAATTAGCCAAGCTAAAATGAAAAATGTCTTGATTATCGCCGATGAAAACAAACAAATAAGAAAAATGTTTAAAAATGCTTGCGAGCGGCGAATTCTTGATTTTTTGAATGAGCAGTAAGGTCGATAATAAATTATGAAGCTAAAAGTACACATAAAAGCCCCCTTAGAAGGGGGGAAGGGGGATGTTTCTCCCAGTTTGAGTATCGAATTACATTTTTACTCAGGTAGTATTAAGTGATTGTTTATTAGTAGGATGCGAGCTCTTTGTGTAACATCCCCCTTCCCCCCTTC
This is a stretch of genomic DNA from Flavobacteriales bacterium. It encodes these proteins:
- a CDS encoding peroxiredoxin family protein; protein product: MRTLIIIFMFSFIGTWSCKQAKPPEENCSNFEEIEQISNLKIGDQLIDFGAVSNHNRDFQLSELEAKFFILFFKNETPTKELNILINEEVVNHDLGKKTIDKQGTLLVLNEGKLLEIYGISQAKMKNVLIIADENKQIRKMFKNACERRILDFLNEQ